The Flavobacterium faecale genome has a segment encoding these proteins:
- a CDS encoding phospho-sugar mutase translates to MEIKQNILDAANEWLSPVFDTKTQEEVQALIANSPKELEESFYKSLEFGTGGMRGTMGAGDNRINKYTLGKSTQGLSDYLRTFFPNQPLKAVIAYDCRHNSDTLAKVVADVFSANGIEVYLFSSLRPTPELSFAVKHLNCHCGIVLTASHNPPEYNGYKVYWQDGGQIVPPEDGAIINVIENLKYNQIKFEANESLIHYIGEEVDKAFIDSTIANASFDTPAAAKDDLNIVFTSLHGTSITVTPQTLAQAGYKNVNIVEEQAEPNGDFPTVKSPNPEEPEALKMATELANKINADIVIGTDPDCDRLGVAVRNNDGQMTLLNGNQTMILMTAFLLEKWKLAGKLNGKQFIASTIVSTPMVMELATAYDVEYKSGLTGFKWIAKMVKDFPESQFIGGGEESFGFMVGDAVRDKDAVASTLLICEVAAQAKAKGSSAYNELIQHYVDFGFYKEHLISLTKKGMDGLAEITQMMVDLRENPIKEISGQRVVMVEDYKASTAKNLLTGEVETLTMPKADVLIYYTEDGSKICARPSGTEPKIKFYISVNTELESVEKFAETDAYLNEKIQNIITGMQLN, encoded by the coding sequence ATGGAAATTAAACAAAACATTTTGGACGCTGCCAATGAGTGGTTGAGCCCTGTTTTTGATACAAAAACACAAGAAGAAGTTCAGGCTTTGATTGCCAACTCTCCAAAAGAATTGGAAGAGAGTTTCTACAAAAGTTTAGAATTTGGAACTGGTGGAATGCGTGGTACCATGGGTGCTGGCGATAATAGAATCAACAAATACACTTTAGGAAAAAGTACACAAGGATTATCTGATTACTTGCGTACCTTTTTCCCTAATCAACCTTTGAAAGCGGTTATTGCTTATGACTGTCGTCATAATAGTGATACTTTGGCAAAAGTGGTTGCTGATGTATTTTCGGCAAACGGAATTGAAGTCTACTTATTTTCTTCCTTGCGACCAACTCCAGAATTATCGTTTGCAGTAAAACACTTAAATTGCCATTGTGGTATTGTTTTAACAGCATCGCACAACCCTCCAGAATACAACGGATATAAAGTATACTGGCAAGATGGTGGACAAATTGTTCCACCAGAAGATGGTGCAATTATCAACGTTATTGAGAATTTAAAATACAATCAAATCAAGTTTGAAGCAAACGAAAGTTTGATTCATTATATAGGTGAAGAGGTTGACAAAGCTTTTATTGACTCTACTATAGCAAATGCTAGTTTTGATACTCCAGCTGCTGCAAAAGATGATTTGAACATTGTTTTTACGTCTTTGCACGGAACATCAATAACAGTTACACCACAAACCTTAGCGCAAGCAGGTTACAAAAATGTAAATATTGTTGAAGAACAAGCAGAGCCAAACGGAGATTTCCCAACGGTAAAATCACCAAATCCTGAGGAGCCTGAAGCCTTGAAAATGGCAACCGAATTGGCTAACAAAATCAATGCAGATATCGTGATTGGTACTGACCCTGATTGTGACCGTTTAGGTGTTGCTGTACGTAATAATGATGGTCAAATGACATTATTGAACGGAAATCAAACTATGATTTTGATGACGGCTTTCTTGTTAGAAAAATGGAAACTTGCTGGTAAATTAAACGGAAAACAATTTATTGCTTCTACAATTGTATCTACTCCAATGGTTATGGAATTGGCTACGGCTTATGATGTGGAATACAAAAGCGGTTTGACTGGTTTTAAATGGATTGCCAAAATGGTGAAAGATTTTCCTGAATCACAGTTTATTGGTGGTGGAGAAGAGAGCTTTGGTTTCATGGTAGGTGATGCCGTACGTGACAAAGATGCTGTTGCTTCTACCCTATTAATTTGTGAAGTTGCCGCGCAAGCAAAAGCTAAAGGAAGCTCTGCATACAATGAATTGATTCAGCATTATGTTGATTTTGGTTTTTATAAAGAGCATTTGATTTCGCTTACCAAAAAAGGAATGGATGGTTTGGCCGAAATCACTCAAATGATGGTTGACCTTCGCGAGAATCCAATCAAAGAAATAAGTGGACAACGCGTGGTAATGGTAGAAGATTATAAAGCTTCTACAGCCAAAAACCTTTTGACTGGCGAAGTAGAAACACTTACAATGCCAAAAGCAGACGTATTAATTTACTACACTGAAGACGGATCAAAAATTTGTGCAAGACCTAGTGGAACAGAACCAAAAATAAAATTCTATATCAGCGTAAATACTGAACTAGAATCTGTTGAAAAATTTGCTGAAACTGACGCTTATTTGAACGAAAAAATACAAAATATTATTACAGGAATGCAATTGAACTAA
- a CDS encoding ABC-F family ATP-binding cassette domain-containing protein codes for MITINDISVNFGGTTLFSDVSFAINENDKIALMGKNGAGKSTLLKIIAGQSKPSTGSVSTPKEAVVAYLPQHLLTTDGATVMEEASKAFGEILGMKAEIDEINEQLTIRTDYESDGYMKLIERVSDLSEKFYAIEEVNYEAEVEKILTGLGFEREDFKRQTSEFSGGWRMRIELAKILLQKPDLILLDEPTNHMDIESIQWLEEFLISEAKAVVVISHDRAFVDNITNRTIEVTMGRIYDYKAKYSHYLELRKDRRVHQQKAYDEQQRMIADNRTFIDRFKGTFSKTDAVQSRVKMLEKLVIVQVDEVDNSALKLKFPPAARSGQYPVIVKELDKAYGEHVVFKNANIVIERGEKVAFVGKNGEGKSTMIKAIMKELQIDSGVLEIGHNAQIGYFAQNQASLLNENATIFETIDDIAVGDVRTQIKNILGAFMFQGDDITKKVKVLSGGEKTRLAMIKLLLEPVNLLILDEPSNHLDMKTKDIIKDALRDFDGTLILVSHDRDFLDGLATKVFEFKNKRVIEHFEDITGFLANKKMESMSEIEK; via the coding sequence ATGATTACAATAAACGATATTTCAGTAAACTTTGGCGGAACAACGCTCTTCAGCGATGTTTCTTTTGCCATTAATGAAAATGATAAAATTGCCCTAATGGGTAAAAATGGTGCTGGAAAATCGACACTATTGAAAATTATTGCAGGACAAAGCAAACCGTCTACCGGAAGTGTTTCTACCCCAAAAGAAGCTGTAGTGGCCTATTTACCACAGCATTTGTTAACTACAGATGGTGCAACGGTAATGGAAGAAGCTTCTAAAGCGTTTGGTGAAATTCTAGGTATGAAAGCTGAGATTGACGAAATTAATGAGCAATTGACCATTCGTACTGATTATGAAAGCGATGGCTACATGAAATTGATCGAAAGAGTTTCTGACTTAAGCGAAAAATTTTATGCAATTGAAGAAGTAAACTATGAAGCAGAAGTTGAGAAAATATTAACTGGTTTAGGTTTCGAAAGAGAAGATTTTAAACGTCAAACTTCTGAGTTTTCAGGAGGATGGAGAATGCGTATCGAGTTAGCCAAAATTCTTTTGCAAAAACCAGATTTGATCTTGCTAGATGAGCCAACCAACCACATGGATATCGAAAGTATTCAATGGTTGGAAGAGTTTTTGATTAGCGAAGCTAAGGCTGTAGTGGTGATTTCGCACGATAGAGCTTTTGTTGATAATATCACCAATCGTACGATTGAGGTTACTATGGGACGTATTTATGATTACAAAGCAAAGTACTCTCATTATCTTGAATTACGAAAAGACAGACGTGTGCACCAACAAAAAGCATACGATGAGCAACAAAGAATGATTGCTGATAATAGAACATTTATTGACCGTTTTAAAGGAACATTCTCAAAAACTGATGCCGTACAATCACGCGTAAAAATGCTAGAGAAATTGGTTATTGTTCAAGTTGATGAGGTGGATAATTCGGCATTAAAGTTGAAGTTTCCACCAGCAGCACGTTCAGGACAGTACCCTGTAATTGTGAAAGAGTTGGACAAGGCATACGGAGAGCATGTAGTTTTTAAAAATGCCAATATTGTAATCGAAAGAGGAGAAAAGGTAGCCTTTGTTGGTAAAAATGGTGAAGGAAAATCGACTATGATCAAAGCAATTATGAAAGAATTGCAAATTGATAGCGGTGTGCTAGAAATTGGTCACAATGCTCAAATTGGATATTTTGCCCAAAATCAAGCGTCCTTATTAAATGAAAATGCTACCATTTTTGAAACGATAGATGATATCGCTGTTGGAGATGTGCGTACACAGATTAAGAATATTCTAGGTGCTTTCATGTTCCAAGGAGATGATATTACCAAAAAGGTAAAAGTACTTTCGGGTGGAGAGAAAACTCGTTTGGCAATGATCAAATTATTGCTAGAGCCGGTAAATTTATTAATTCTAGATGAGCCTTCGAATCACTTAGACATGAAAACCAAAGACATTATCAAAGATGCACTACGTGACTTTGACGGAACCTTGATTTTGGTTTCGCACGATAGAGATTTCTTAGACGGATTGGCTACTAAGGTATTCGAATTTAAAAATAAAAGAGTTATCGAACACTTCGAAGATATTACTGGTTTCTTGGCCAACAAGAAAATGGAAAGTATGAGCGAAATCGAAAAATAA
- a CDS encoding glycosyltransferase family 2 protein, whose translation MNLSILIPLLNEEESLKELYHWIIKVIQANQYTYEVIFLDDGSTDSSWSIIEGFSQVNPNIKGIRFMKNFGKSQALHAGFAQAKGDVIITMDADLQDSPDEIPGLYEMITQQNYDLVSGWKKKRYDSVVAKNIPSKLFNWAARKTSGVQLNDFNCGLKAYKNIVVKNVEVSGEMHRYIPVLAKNAGFGKIGEKVVIHQARKYGETKFGMERFVNGFLDLITIWFLSKFGKRPMHLFGAMGSIMFIIGFFAAGYIGVSKLYHVYNDMRYSLVTNNPWFYIALTTMILGTQLFLAGFLGEIILRTKNNEERYKVATMVNL comes from the coding sequence ATGAATTTATCGATACTAATTCCTCTTTTAAACGAAGAAGAATCTCTAAAAGAATTATACCACTGGATCATAAAAGTGATACAGGCCAATCAATACACCTACGAGGTAATCTTCCTTGATGATGGTAGTACCGACAGTTCTTGGTCTATTATCGAAGGATTCTCACAGGTGAATCCAAACATCAAAGGGATTCGTTTCATGAAAAATTTTGGTAAATCGCAGGCCTTACACGCAGGTTTCGCACAAGCAAAAGGTGATGTGATTATCACTATGGATGCTGATTTACAAGATAGCCCAGACGAGATTCCTGGTTTATATGAAATGATTACCCAACAAAATTATGATTTGGTTTCGGGTTGGAAAAAAAAGCGATACGACTCTGTAGTAGCAAAAAACATTCCTTCGAAGCTTTTCAATTGGGCGGCTAGAAAAACTTCTGGCGTACAGCTGAATGACTTTAACTGCGGATTGAAAGCGTATAAAAATATCGTAGTCAAAAATGTAGAGGTTTCAGGCGAAATGCACCGTTACATTCCGGTATTAGCAAAAAATGCTGGCTTTGGAAAAATAGGTGAAAAAGTTGTAATTCATCAAGCAAGAAAATACGGTGAAACCAAATTTGGTATGGAGCGTTTTGTAAATGGCTTCTTAGACTTGATTACTATTTGGTTTTTATCTAAATTTGGAAAACGACCAATGCACTTATTTGGAGCCATGGGTTCTATAATGTTTATCATTGGATTTTTTGCCGCAGGTTATATTGGTGTTTCAAAACTGTACCATGTATATAATGACATGAGATATAGCCTTGTTACTAATAATCCCTGGTTTTATATTGCTTTGACCACCATGATTTTGGGCACACAATTGTTTTTGGCTGGTTTCTTGGGAGAAATCATTTTGAGAACTAAAAATAATGAAGAAAGATATAAGGTAGCAACAATGGTTAATTTATAA
- a CDS encoding GlmU family protein, translated as MNYILFDGPSRNALLPFTYTRPVADILIGIVTIRQKWEMYLGSTTTTLTEEYLSDKYPMVELEENVMINASFLPNVELVELILDLGKNQAIFKGEDVVAFYSGENQEEIDFDDYEIIEFEYDTITVNNPWDIFSKNDAAIRADFELLTEDRKSQPIPKSVNVIAPENVFIEEGAKLEFVTLNAATGPIYIGKDAEIMEGSVIRGPFALCEGAVVKLATKIYGATTVGMHSRVGGEVNNSVISAYSNKGHDGFLGNSVLGEWCNIGADSNNSNLKNNYEEVKLWSYETEGFAKTGLQFCGLMMGDHSKCGINTMFNTGTVVGVSANIFGSGFPRNFVPSFSWGGASGFSTYITKKAFQTAKIVMSRRNIEFDSQEEAILEHVFEETKKWRKE; from the coding sequence ATGAACTATATCCTTTTTGACGGTCCATCTCGAAATGCATTATTGCCTTTTACATACACCCGTCCCGTAGCAGATATTTTGATCGGAATTGTAACCATTCGTCAAAAATGGGAAATGTATTTGGGATCAACTACGACTACATTGACTGAAGAATATTTGTCTGATAAATATCCAATGGTAGAATTGGAAGAAAATGTGATGATCAACGCCTCGTTTTTGCCCAATGTAGAATTGGTAGAGTTGATCTTGGATTTAGGAAAAAACCAAGCAATTTTTAAAGGAGAAGATGTAGTTGCCTTTTATTCTGGAGAAAATCAGGAAGAGATTGATTTTGATGATTACGAAATTATCGAATTCGAATATGATACTATTACTGTAAATAATCCTTGGGATATATTTTCGAAAAACGATGCCGCTATTCGTGCCGATTTCGAACTATTGACAGAAGATAGAAAATCACAACCGATTCCGAAAAGTGTTAATGTAATCGCGCCTGAGAATGTTTTTATTGAAGAAGGAGCAAAACTAGAATTTGTAACATTAAATGCTGCTACAGGACCAATATACATCGGTAAAGATGCTGAAATCATGGAAGGATCGGTGATTCGTGGCCCTTTTGCTTTGTGTGAAGGCGCTGTGGTCAAACTAGCCACCAAAATATATGGCGCTACTACGGTTGGTATGCACTCTCGAGTAGGTGGTGAGGTAAACAACTCGGTTATTTCGGCTTATTCGAACAAAGGACATGACGGATTTTTAGGAAATTCTGTTTTGGGTGAATGGTGCAATATTGGTGCAGATAGTAACAATTCGAACCTGAAAAATAATTACGAAGAAGTGAAATTATGGAGCTATGAAACGGAAGGTTTTGCTAAAACTGGCTTGCAATTTTGTGGTTTGATGATGGGCGATCATAGTAAATGCGGTATCAACACCATGTTTAATACCGGTACGGTCGTTGGTGTGAGCGCTAATATTTTTGGAAGCGGTTTTCCTCGCAACTTTGTACCAAGTTTTTCATGGGGTGGGGCGTCAGGCTTTAGTACCTACATAACCAAAAAAGCATTTCAAACAGCAAAAATTGTAATGAGCCGTCGTAATATAGAATTTGATTCGCAAGAAGAAGCTATACTGGAGCATGTTTTTGAAGAAACTAAAAAGTGGAGGAAGGAATAA
- a CDS encoding DUF4199 domain-containing protein, translating to MVQETIKKNGVTYGIITGIILALITTIMYVVDLELFIAWWTTLLSFSIFIIVPAVMLVKTKSELNDNLPFKEAFTAYFITALVGLLISVGYKMVLFNIIDPSIKETLLDLTVKYLKSTSQKFGVPASSLNEMISNLRKTDPFSIIEQLKGAVVSLFFCGILGLIMAAFFKSKTTSQVN from the coding sequence ATGGTTCAAGAAACAATTAAAAAAAACGGTGTTACTTACGGTATTATTACAGGAATCATTTTAGCGTTAATCACTACTATAATGTATGTGGTCGATTTAGAACTATTCATAGCTTGGTGGACTACTTTGTTGAGTTTCTCTATTTTTATTATTGTTCCAGCCGTAATGTTGGTTAAAACAAAATCTGAATTAAATGATAACCTACCTTTCAAAGAAGCTTTTACCGCTTATTTCATAACTGCATTAGTAGGTTTATTAATTTCTGTTGGGTACAAAATGGTTTTGTTCAATATTATTGATCCTTCGATTAAAGAAACATTACTAGACTTAACTGTAAAATATTTAAAAAGCACGTCTCAAAAATTTGGAGTTCCTGCTTCGTCCCTGAATGAAATGATTTCTAATTTAAGAAAAACAGATCCTTTTTCTATTATCGAACAATTAAAAGGAGCTGTAGTAAGCCTTTTCTTTTGTGGAATACTCGGATTAATCATGGCTGCTTTTTTCAAATCAAAAACTACCTCACAAGTTAACTAA
- a CDS encoding alanine/glycine:cation symporter family protein, translating into MEEIVGLLNDIIWSNALIFLCLASGLYFSVRTRFVQVRKIKEMVRLLFDGESTDSGVSSFQALAMSLAGRVGTGNIAGVATAIAFGGPGALFWMWVVAFLGASTAYVEATLAQIYKEKHLGEFRGGPAYYIERGLGVKWFAIVFAVVSVISAGLFLPGVQANSIVVGIENSFQIETWMTGLLVVAIFAIIVFGGVKRIAKFTEYVVPFMAIGYIILALIILIVDFHQIPELFALVFKSAFNMEAGFGAVFGLAIQYGVKRGVYSNEAGQGTAPHIAAAAAISHPAKQGLVQAFSVYIDTLFVCTATGFMLLITGKYNVQNPNFGAAGAPEFLVEGLPNVAVGPAFTQSAMDTVFPGFGGYFVAIALFFFAFTTILAYYYIADSNVSYLTRKFESPIYSYALKVVMMGVIMYGAVSQASLAWGLGDIGVGLMAWFNIIAILLLQKPALKALKDYEKQLAEGKDPAFDPDDIGVSNAHIWHTINKKEGEKTV; encoded by the coding sequence ATGGAAGAAATTGTCGGTTTATTGAATGATATTATTTGGAGCAACGCTTTGATTTTTTTATGCTTGGCCTCTGGGCTTTATTTTTCTGTTCGTACTCGATTTGTACAAGTGCGAAAAATCAAAGAAATGGTTCGGTTATTATTTGATGGAGAAAGTACAGATTCTGGAGTATCTTCCTTTCAAGCTTTGGCAATGTCGCTTGCAGGTAGAGTAGGTACGGGTAACATTGCAGGTGTAGCTACGGCGATCGCCTTTGGTGGTCCTGGCGCCTTATTTTGGATGTGGGTTGTTGCTTTTTTAGGAGCTAGCACCGCATATGTAGAGGCGACTTTGGCACAAATTTATAAAGAGAAACACTTAGGAGAATTTCGTGGAGGTCCTGCTTATTATATCGAAAGAGGATTAGGGGTGAAATGGTTTGCTATTGTTTTTGCAGTAGTATCTGTTATATCGGCAGGATTATTTTTGCCGGGTGTTCAAGCGAACTCTATTGTAGTCGGAATCGAAAACTCGTTTCAAATTGAAACCTGGATGACAGGATTGTTGGTAGTGGCTATTTTTGCAATTATTGTTTTTGGTGGTGTGAAGCGTATAGCAAAATTTACCGAATATGTAGTGCCGTTTATGGCTATTGGGTACATCATCTTAGCATTGATTATTTTAATCGTAGATTTTCATCAAATACCAGAATTGTTTGCTTTGGTTTTTAAAAGTGCTTTTAACATGGAGGCAGGATTTGGAGCTGTATTTGGTTTAGCTATTCAATATGGAGTTAAAAGAGGAGTTTATTCAAACGAAGCTGGTCAAGGTACTGCTCCACACATTGCAGCTGCTGCGGCTATTTCGCATCCAGCAAAGCAAGGTTTAGTACAAGCTTTTTCAGTTTATATTGATACTTTGTTTGTTTGTACGGCAACAGGATTTATGTTGTTGATCACAGGTAAGTACAATGTGCAAAATCCAAATTTTGGTGCTGCTGGTGCTCCTGAGTTTTTGGTGGAAGGATTACCAAACGTAGCTGTAGGCCCTGCTTTTACACAAAGTGCAATGGATACAGTTTTTCCTGGATTTGGTGGGTATTTTGTAGCGATTGCGTTGTTCTTTTTCGCTTTTACAACCATCTTAGCCTATTACTATATTGCAGATTCAAATGTTTCTTATTTGACTAGAAAGTTTGAATCACCTATCTATTCATATGCATTAAAAGTGGTGATGATGGGTGTAATCATGTACGGAGCAGTTAGTCAAGCTTCATTGGCTTGGGGACTTGGAGATATTGGAGTAGGATTGATGGCGTGGTTCAACATTATCGCAATCTTATTATTACAAAAACCTGCTCTGAAAGCATTAAAAGATTATGAAAAACAATTGGCAGAAGGTAAAGACCCTGCTTTTGATCCTGATGATATTGGGGTATCAAATGCTCATATTTGGCATACGATCAACAAAAAAGAAGGAGAGAAAACTGTATAA
- a CDS encoding ABC transporter ATP-binding protein gives MDKSLTKLFPYLKPYKHNIIWNVTYNILYALFATISMLTLLPVLDVLFGKTKTILSKPIYTGIGNIKQFGTDYLYYQISTLTQGSSIQVALLFVVLMVITTFLLKNLFNYLASYHIMHLKNGVLKDLKKSMYDKIIDLPISYYSEKRKGDIMARMLGDVNEVQNSFFSILELVVKEPLTILFTLVTMFIISTKLTLFVLVFMPISGYIISKVAKNLRAQSLEAQQESGFLISILDETLGGLKVIKSYNSEPNFKNRFDGSVMRLLNLSNSIGTKNNLATPLSEFLGVTTIAILLFYGGNLVLIDKTLDGSAFIVYLTLAFNILTPAKAISKASYAVKNGLAAAERVFEVLEVENEIVSKENATIKTTFESEISIQNINFKYEDEAVLKDFSLSVKKGQTVALVGQSGSGKSTIANLLTRFYDVNDGTITIDGINIKDMNLQSLRGLMGLVTQDSILFNDTIKANIALGKLDASDEEITAALKIANALEFVNELPQGIHTNIGDSGNKLSGGQKQRLSIARAVLKNPPIMILDEATSALDTESEKFVQVALENMMQNRTSIVIAHRLSTIQKADVIIVMQKGKIVEQGSHEQLIALNGTYNKLVTMQSFES, from the coding sequence ATGGATAAAAGCTTAACAAAATTATTCCCCTACTTAAAACCTTATAAGCACAACATCATTTGGAATGTTACTTATAATATTCTTTATGCCTTGTTTGCAACAATTTCGATGCTAACATTGCTACCGGTTTTAGATGTGTTGTTTGGCAAAACCAAAACAATACTTAGCAAACCAATATACACTGGCATAGGGAACATAAAACAGTTTGGGACTGATTACCTTTATTACCAAATATCAACATTAACGCAAGGCAGCAGCATTCAAGTTGCCTTGCTTTTTGTTGTTTTAATGGTAATTACTACATTTTTACTCAAAAATTTATTTAATTATTTGGCTTCGTACCACATCATGCACCTGAAAAATGGAGTTTTGAAAGATTTGAAAAAATCGATGTATGACAAAATCATCGATTTACCGATCTCTTATTACTCTGAAAAAAGAAAAGGGGACATCATGGCTCGTATGTTAGGTGATGTGAATGAGGTACAAAATTCATTTTTCTCGATTCTAGAATTGGTAGTCAAAGAACCTTTGACTATCCTATTTACCTTGGTTACGATGTTTATTATTAGTACAAAACTAACCTTGTTTGTGTTGGTTTTCATGCCGATTTCTGGGTATATCATTTCAAAAGTTGCCAAAAACTTGCGTGCACAATCGTTGGAAGCACAGCAAGAAAGTGGTTTTTTGATTTCGATTCTAGACGAAACTCTTGGTGGACTAAAGGTCATTAAAAGTTACAACTCTGAGCCTAATTTCAAAAATAGATTTGACGGTTCTGTGATGCGATTATTAAATCTTTCGAACAGTATTGGTACCAAAAACAATCTGGCTACACCGCTAAGTGAGTTTCTGGGAGTAACTACGATTGCGATTTTATTATTCTACGGAGGAAACTTGGTTTTGATAGATAAAACCTTGGACGGATCAGCTTTTATCGTTTACCTAACTTTAGCATTCAACATCTTAACGCCTGCAAAAGCCATCTCAAAAGCATCTTATGCTGTGAAAAATGGACTGGCCGCTGCCGAAAGAGTTTTTGAGGTTCTAGAAGTAGAAAACGAAATTGTATCGAAAGAGAATGCAACGATCAAAACAACATTCGAATCTGAAATTAGTATTCAAAACATTAATTTCAAGTACGAAGATGAAGCCGTTTTAAAAGATTTCTCACTGTCAGTCAAAAAAGGACAAACAGTTGCCCTTGTTGGACAATCTGGAAGTGGAAAAAGTACGATTGCTAACTTATTGACTCGTTTTTATGACGTAAATGATGGAACCATCACCATTGACGGAATCAACATCAAAGACATGAATTTACAGTCATTACGTGGCTTGATGGGACTTGTAACGCAAGATAGTATCTTATTTAACGACACCATTAAAGCAAATATCGCACTCGGAAAACTAGATGCATCTGATGAAGAAATTACTGCCGCACTTAAAATTGCAAATGCTTTAGAATTTGTAAATGAACTGCCGCAAGGTATTCACACTAATATTGGTGATAGTGGAAACAAACTTTCAGGTGGACAAAAACAACGTTTATCAATCGCTCGTGCTGTATTGAAAAATCCGCCGATTATGATTTTGGACGAAGCAACCTCTGCTTTGGATACCGAAAGCGAAAAATTTGTACAAGTTGCACTTGAAAATATGATGCAGAATAGAACTTCGATAGTAATTGCACACCGTCTCTCTACGATTCAAAAAGCAGACGTAATTATTGTCATGCAAAAAGGAAAAATCGTGGAACAAGGTAGCCATGAACAACTTATAGCCTTAAATGGTACATATAACAAATTGGTAACTATGCAATCCTTCGAGTCCTAA
- a CDS encoding type B 50S ribosomal protein L31 — protein sequence MKKGVHPENYRLVAFKDMSNEDVFITKSTADTRETIIHEGVEYPVVKLEISRTSHPFYTGKNKLIDTAGRIDKFKTKYAKHIK from the coding sequence ATGAAAAAAGGTGTACACCCAGAAAATTACAGATTAGTTGCTTTTAAAGACATGTCAAACGAAGACGTTTTTATCACTAAATCTACAGCTGATACTAGAGAAACAATTATTCACGAAGGTGTTGAATATCCAGTAGTAAAATTGGAGATTTCTAGAACTTCTCACCCTTTTTACACAGGTAAAAACAAACTTATCGATACTGCTGGACGTATTGATAAATTTAAAACTAAATACGCTAAACATATTAAATAA